One Desulfobulbus propionicus DSM 2032 DNA segment encodes these proteins:
- a CDS encoding iron-containing alcohol dehydrogenase: MNFEFHNPTHLIFGAGVLSRLGEVVGRHGKKALLVTGGGSVKRSGTFDRAVASLKAAGVAWVECDGVEPNPRISTVRRGAQIARDEHCDVIIALGGGSTMDASKVMAAAFYYDGDPWDMILHGQPTPHIPTRALPLITVPTLAATGSEMNMGAVISNEATKEKSFVQAKCLYPRVALVDPELTKSVPRDQTAYGVCDLITHVTEAYFNGVDDTPIQDRFAEGVILTAMEWGPKALADGNDLEARAQVQWASIVALNGWVNAGTNGGYPVHMIEHTLSAYHDITHAAGLAVVNPSWMRFAARHRPHKFVQFAERIFGLTAKDPADLECALEGIDRFESFLKEIGCPTRLAELQIDDGLLTRYAQDTLRVIHDANGNLPGRPAMTEADIVAVLKAAL; the protein is encoded by the coding sequence ATGAATTTTGAATTTCACAATCCCACCCATCTGATCTTTGGCGCAGGCGTGCTTTCGCGACTGGGGGAGGTGGTCGGCAGGCATGGCAAAAAAGCCTTGCTGGTCACCGGCGGCGGCAGCGTCAAACGCAGCGGCACCTTCGACCGGGCCGTGGCAAGCCTCAAGGCTGCCGGGGTTGCCTGGGTCGAATGCGACGGTGTCGAGCCCAACCCGCGAATATCCACCGTCAGGCGTGGTGCCCAGATCGCCCGTGACGAACACTGCGATGTGATTATTGCCCTGGGAGGCGGCAGCACCATGGACGCCTCCAAGGTCATGGCCGCCGCCTTCTATTATGACGGCGATCCCTGGGACATGATTCTGCACGGTCAGCCCACTCCGCATATCCCGACCCGCGCCCTGCCGCTCATCACCGTGCCGACGCTCGCGGCCACCGGTTCCGAGATGAACATGGGGGCGGTGATCTCCAACGAGGCAACCAAGGAGAAGTCCTTTGTCCAGGCTAAATGTCTGTACCCCAGGGTGGCGCTGGTGGACCCCGAACTGACGAAGAGCGTGCCCAGGGATCAGACCGCCTACGGGGTGTGCGACCTGATCACCCATGTGACCGAAGCCTATTTCAACGGCGTTGACGACACCCCCATTCAGGACCGGTTCGCCGAAGGCGTCATCCTCACGGCCATGGAGTGGGGCCCCAAGGCCCTTGCCGATGGCAATGATCTGGAGGCCCGCGCGCAGGTGCAATGGGCCTCCATCGTCGCCCTCAACGGCTGGGTGAACGCGGGCACCAATGGGGGCTACCCGGTACACATGATCGAGCATACCCTGTCCGCCTATCACGACATCACCCACGCGGCTGGCCTGGCCGTGGTCAATCCTTCCTGGATGCGGTTTGCCGCCCGGCATAGGCCGCACAAGTTCGTCCAGTTCGCCGAGCGCATTTTCGGCCTCACGGCCAAAGATCCCGCGGACCTGGAGTGCGCCCTTGAGGGCATTGATCGTTTTGAAAGTTTTCTTAAAGAGATCGGTTGTCCCACGCGGCTGGCCGAGCTGCAGATCGATGACGGCCTGCTCACTCGGTATGCCCAGGATACCTTGCGTGTTATCCACGACGCGAACGGCAACCTGCCGGGGCGTCCGGCAATGACCGAGGCGGACATTGTCGCGGTACTCAAGGCCGCCCTGTAA
- a CDS encoding PAS domain S-box protein, with translation MAYLDLILNLALLIALSVVSGFIEQRWSRHTRLGMVAQGILFGGVAVIGMYRPLQLEPGLFFDGRSVMLSICALFYGPLAAATSCLPPLACRLAMGGSGTVMGMLTILSSTAVGLAGYRFFRVNGRLSTVLHLYVFGIIVHLAMLAMAFSLPLDKALATIRSIGLPVLVLYPLATILVGKILLDQEFKLQFIDSLQQAREQLDTTLRSIQDAVISTDVRGQIRYMNPVAETLTGWSSFEAHNKRLAEVVRVVDQESHEQLLDPVERVLESGKPVLLTNHTLLVGRGGAEYHISENAAPMHDAEGKLTGVVLVFRDVTPEYETREQLRKSESLFRNIFEHHAAVKLLIDPDSGAILEANEAAEHFYGWSRQQLKEMRIQDINRLASDEISQEMEKARSSQRVHFEFRHRMADGSVRDVEVFSSSIEVHGKSILHSIVHDVTAQKQAERDLRASQEYLGSIFRAAPVGIGVVVDRVFILVNDHLCAMTGYSRDELLGQNSRMLYPTDEDFTFVGTEKYLQIQQKNIGTVETRWLCKDGTCIDVLLSSSPLDAKNLSAGVTFSALDISERKHAEQEREKLQGQLVQAQKMDSVGRLTGGVAHDFNNILSVILGYTEIAMEQTRADSPLYGHLQKIREAGQRSADIIRQLLAFSRQQTIAPKVLDLNIAVGGLVKMLQRLIGENIHLAWMPAPLLPLVHIDPAQIDQVLINLCVNARDAIDGVGSMTIETRAVTVDAEYCTQNAGFAAGEYVVLSVSDNGCGMEPAVMEKIFEPFYTTKGVGQGTGLGLATVYGIVKQNHGFINVYSEPGQGTTFRIYLPQYTESETIDREEHEDARENSKGETILLVEDDPSLLDMCLTMLHRLGYSVLAANGPLEALRIVDQQPGAIDLLLTDVIMPEMNGRELSSRLLARHPGLKVLYMSGYTANVIAHHGVLDAGIHFLNKPFSSKELSVKIREALA, from the coding sequence ATGGCGTATCTCGACCTGATCTTGAATCTGGCCCTGCTGATCGCTCTCAGTGTTGTTTCCGGTTTCATCGAACAGCGTTGGTCGCGTCACACCCGACTCGGCATGGTGGCCCAGGGAATACTGTTTGGCGGAGTGGCCGTAATCGGCATGTACCGTCCGCTCCAACTGGAACCCGGCTTGTTTTTTGACGGCCGCTCGGTCATGTTGAGTATTTGCGCCCTCTTCTATGGCCCATTGGCCGCAGCGACAAGTTGCTTGCCGCCCTTGGCATGCCGGTTGGCAATGGGCGGGTCCGGCACGGTCATGGGCATGCTGACCATCCTTTCCTCAACGGCTGTTGGTCTGGCGGGCTATCGGTTTTTTCGTGTCAATGGACGCCTGTCAACGGTCCTGCACTTGTATGTTTTTGGAATCATTGTCCACCTGGCCATGCTGGCAATGGCCTTCTCGCTCCCCTTGGACAAGGCGTTGGCCACCATTCGGAGCATCGGCCTCCCCGTGCTCGTCCTCTATCCTTTGGCAACTATTCTGGTCGGCAAAATCCTGCTTGATCAGGAATTTAAGCTCCAATTCATCGACAGCCTGCAGCAGGCCAGAGAGCAACTGGATACCACCTTGCGCTCTATCCAGGATGCCGTGATCTCCACCGATGTCAGGGGACAAATCCGCTACATGAACCCCGTGGCGGAAACGCTCACCGGCTGGAGCAGTTTCGAGGCCCACAATAAAAGGCTCGCCGAGGTGGTGCGTGTCGTTGATCAAGAGAGTCACGAACAGCTCCTCGATCCGGTTGAGCGTGTCTTGGAGAGTGGCAAGCCTGTCCTGCTCACCAACCATACTCTCCTTGTCGGGCGCGGTGGCGCCGAGTATCACATCTCGGAAAATGCCGCCCCCATGCATGACGCCGAGGGCAAACTGACGGGGGTCGTCCTGGTTTTCCGCGATGTCACCCCTGAATACGAAACGCGTGAACAATTGCGTAAGAGCGAGTCACTGTTCAGAAATATCTTTGAGCACCATGCTGCGGTCAAACTCCTTATCGATCCTGACAGCGGCGCTATTCTCGAAGCAAACGAGGCCGCCGAACATTTTTACGGATGGTCGCGCCAACAGCTCAAAGAAATGCGTATTCAGGACATCAACAGGTTGGCGTCGGACGAGATCAGCCAAGAAATGGAAAAAGCGCGCAGCAGCCAACGCGTCCATTTCGAGTTCCGTCACCGGATGGCCGACGGGTCGGTCCGGGATGTGGAGGTCTTCAGCAGCAGTATCGAGGTGCACGGTAAATCGATCCTCCACTCCATTGTCCACGATGTCACCGCCCAAAAACAGGCGGAAAGAGACCTTCGGGCCAGCCAAGAGTATCTCGGCAGCATTTTTCGTGCGGCTCCCGTCGGTATTGGCGTGGTCGTCGACCGGGTTTTTATCCTTGTCAACGACCATCTCTGCGCCATGACCGGTTACAGCCGCGACGAACTGCTTGGCCAAAACAGCCGGATGCTGTACCCCACCGACGAGGATTTTACCTTTGTCGGCACAGAGAAGTATTTGCAGATTCAGCAGAAGAACATAGGGACGGTGGAAACCCGATGGCTATGCAAGGACGGAACGTGCATCGATGTACTCCTCAGCTCCTCGCCTCTCGACGCAAAAAATTTGTCCGCCGGAGTGACCTTTTCCGCCTTGGATATTTCGGAGCGCAAACACGCTGAACAGGAAAGGGAAAAGTTGCAGGGGCAGCTCGTTCAGGCCCAGAAAATGGATTCCGTCGGACGGCTGACTGGTGGTGTGGCCCATGATTTCAACAACATCCTCTCCGTTATCCTCGGGTACACCGAAATCGCCATGGAGCAGACGCGGGCCGACTCGCCGCTGTATGGGCATCTGCAGAAAATCCGGGAAGCTGGCCAGCGTTCCGCCGATATCATCAGGCAATTGTTAGCTTTTTCCAGACAGCAAACCATCGCACCCAAGGTGCTTGACCTCAACATCGCCGTGGGCGGATTGGTGAAAATGTTGCAGCGGCTGATCGGCGAAAACATCCATCTTGCCTGGATGCCAGCGCCGTTGCTGCCGCTGGTGCATATTGATCCAGCCCAGATCGACCAGGTGTTGATCAACTTATGCGTCAATGCCCGCGATGCGATTGACGGCGTTGGTTCCATGACCATCGAAACCAGGGCTGTTACCGTGGATGCCGAATATTGCACCCAAAACGCTGGATTCGCTGCCGGCGAGTATGTGGTGCTTTCGGTGAGCGACAATGGCTGTGGCATGGAACCGGCGGTCATGGAGAAGATTTTTGAGCCGTTTTACACCACCAAGGGTGTCGGCCAAGGGACCGGTCTCGGTCTGGCGACCGTCTATGGCATCGTCAAGCAAAACCACGGGTTCATCAACGTGTACAGCGAACCCGGCCAAGGCACCACGTTCAGAATCTACCTGCCCCAATACACCGAGAGCGAAACCATTGACAGGGAGGAACACGAGGATGCGCGGGAAAACAGCAAGGGCGAAACCATTCTCTTGGTGGAAGACGATCCCTCCCTGCTCGATATGTGTCTGACCATGCTTCATCGGCTTGGTTACAGCGTGTTGGCGGCGAATGGTCCGCTTGAGGCACTGCGAATTGTCGATCAGCAACCAGGTGCCATTGATCTGTTGCTGACCGATGTCATCATGCCGGAGATGAATGGCCGTGAATTATCCAGCCGGCTCCTTGCGCGGCATCCCGGCCTCAAAGTGCTGTACATGTCCGGTTATACCGCCAACGTCATTGCCCATCACGGCGTGCTCGACGCAGGGATACACTTTCTGAATAAACCTTTTTCATCCAAGGAGTTGTCCGTCAAGATCAGGGAGGCCCTCGCCTGA
- a CDS encoding GNAT family N-acyltransferase, whose product MFTVDALLTRYSPGLAARPLLSSPLRSVLRRLLHEDRFVRFAEQYPHLRGMDFVEQVLESLQCTYTVAEREREHIPASGRVMIIANHPIGTLDGLALLKLVHDCRPDVRIVANDLLEAITPLRPCLLSVRVMTGVTRKEQIGHIERSLANEEAVIIFPAGEVSRLSPKGIQDGPWRKGFLRLAARAKAPILPIHVRARNSLAFYSASMLFKPLSTLMLIGEMFQQRRQPLKLTIGGLIPHAAYTNLKLRDKDKVALFRKHLYRIGAGKRPILPAESAIARPERRVVLKKNVQAGELLGTTPDGKSIYLFAGDEQSPVLREIARLREITFRAVGEGSGKRLDMDAFDRYYRHLVLWSEEDLEIVGAYRLADAGAVVRERGHEGLYSHSLFQFDRTHFPYLDGGLELGRSFVQQRYWGKRGLDYLWYGIGAFLRKNPGYRYLFGPVSISNAMPQTARELLIFFYKLYFSGSGSQACSRHPFRFSLPVTDLARSFRGDNYQQDLIHLKSLLATMGTSIPTLYKQYTELCQPGGVVFLDFNIDRAFGDCVDGLVVVDTAQLKPAKRRRYIEHSVLAAGCGETRSSFENLGQ is encoded by the coding sequence ATGTTCACCGTTGATGCCCTGCTCACCCGGTATTCTCCTGGTCTGGCTGCCCGGCCCCTCCTCTCCTCGCCGCTCCGCAGCGTGCTTCGCCGTCTTCTCCACGAGGATCGCTTTGTCCGTTTTGCCGAGCAGTACCCCCATTTGCGCGGCATGGATTTTGTCGAGCAGGTGTTGGAATCCCTGCAGTGCACCTATACGGTTGCCGAACGCGAACGGGAGCATATTCCGGCTAGCGGACGGGTCATGATCATCGCCAATCACCCCATCGGCACCTTGGATGGCCTGGCTCTGCTCAAGTTGGTGCATGACTGCCGTCCCGATGTCCGCATTGTCGCCAACGACCTGTTGGAGGCAATCACGCCGCTTCGTCCCTGCTTGCTGTCGGTCAGGGTGATGACCGGCGTGACCCGCAAGGAGCAGATCGGTCACATTGAGCGTTCCCTGGCCAACGAGGAAGCGGTGATCATCTTTCCGGCCGGAGAGGTGTCGCGCCTGTCCCCCAAGGGCATTCAGGATGGCCCCTGGCGCAAAGGGTTTCTCCGCCTGGCGGCCCGCGCCAAGGCGCCGATCCTGCCCATCCATGTCCGTGCCCGCAACTCGCTCGCCTTTTACTCGGCTTCGATGCTGTTCAAGCCGCTGTCGACCCTGATGTTGATTGGCGAGATGTTCCAGCAGCGCCGTCAACCGCTCAAGCTGACCATCGGCGGTCTGATTCCCCATGCCGCCTACACTAACCTCAAGCTCCGGGACAAGGATAAGGTTGCCCTGTTCCGCAAGCACCTCTACCGCATCGGTGCGGGCAAGAGGCCGATCCTGCCCGCCGAATCGGCCATAGCCCGCCCTGAACGGCGGGTGGTGTTGAAGAAGAACGTTCAGGCCGGTGAACTGCTGGGAACGACGCCGGACGGCAAAAGCATCTATTTGTTCGCCGGTGACGAGCAATCACCGGTGCTGCGGGAGATCGCCCGGCTGCGGGAAATCACCTTCCGCGCGGTCGGTGAGGGGTCGGGCAAGCGGCTGGATATGGACGCATTTGACCGTTATTATCGTCATCTGGTGCTGTGGTCGGAGGAAGACCTGGAAATTGTCGGCGCCTATCGGCTGGCCGATGCCGGGGCGGTGGTCCGGGAGCGAGGCCATGAAGGATTGTACAGCCACAGCCTTTTTCAGTTTGATCGGACCCATTTTCCCTACCTCGACGGCGGCCTGGAACTGGGCCGCAGTTTCGTCCAGCAGCGCTATTGGGGGAAACGCGGCCTCGATTATCTCTGGTACGGCATCGGCGCTTTTCTTCGCAAGAATCCGGGGTACCGGTACCTGTTCGGCCCGGTGAGCATCAGCAACGCCATGCCGCAGACAGCCAGGGAACTGCTGATCTTTTTCTATAAACTCTATTTCAGCGGCAGCGGCAGCCAGGCCTGCTCGCGCCACCCCTTCCGTTTCTCCCTGCCGGTCACCGATCTGGCCCGCTCGTTCCGTGGCGACAACTACCAGCAGGACCTCATCCACCTGAAATCGCTGCTGGCGACCATGGGCACCTCGATCCCCACGCTCTACAAACAGTACACCGAACTCTGCCAGCCCGGCGGGGTGGTCTTTCTTGACTTCAACATCGACCGGGCCTTCGGCGATTGCGTCGATGGCCTGGTGGTGGTGGACACCGCCCAACTCAAGCCGGCCAAGCGTCGACGCTATATCGAGCATTCGGTATTGGCGGCGGGATGCGGAGAAACCCGCTCGTCCTTCGAGAATCTCGGGCAATGA
- a CDS encoding glycosyltransferase family 4 protein: MKICIATDAWHPQINGVVTTLTRTAETLRGWGHDLLTLTPDRFKTVACPTYPEIRLSLTSPAAIRRLLAEWQPDAVHIATEGPLGWATRSACRRIGLAFTTSYHTRFPEYLRMRVPMPLAFSYALLKHFHGAACRTMAAPTIIDELRDRGFAPLVPWSRGVDTALFRPRPGLPVDCQRPLFIYVGRVAPEKNLPAFLDLDLPGEKWVIGDGPEYSRLRRAYPLVRFTGAQHGEQLARLMAAADVFVFPSLTDTFGLVLLEANACGVPVAAYPVTGPRHLIREGINGCLDADLGRAALRALTLSRTACREMAARYSWEACTRQFLGNLAINHAIAPCSQACAVRG; this comes from the coding sequence ATGAAAATCTGTATCGCCACCGATGCCTGGCATCCCCAAATTAACGGCGTCGTCACCACGCTCACGCGGACCGCGGAAACGCTGCGCGGCTGGGGGCACGACCTCCTCACCCTCACCCCGGACCGGTTTAAAACAGTGGCCTGCCCCACCTATCCGGAAATCAGGCTGTCGCTGACCAGTCCGGCCGCCATCCGCCGCCTGCTGGCCGAATGGCAACCCGATGCCGTGCATATCGCCACCGAGGGACCGCTCGGATGGGCAACCCGATCCGCCTGCCGCCGGATTGGCCTTGCCTTCACCACCTCGTATCACACCCGCTTCCCCGAATACCTGCGGATGCGCGTGCCAATGCCGCTTGCCTTCAGTTATGCCCTGCTCAAACACTTTCATGGCGCCGCCTGCCGCACCATGGCCGCGCCAACCATCATCGACGAACTGAGGGATCGGGGCTTTGCCCCTCTGGTCCCCTGGTCACGCGGCGTCGACACCGCCCTGTTCCGACCGCGTCCCGGCCTGCCCGTTGATTGTCAACGGCCTCTTTTTATCTATGTTGGCCGGGTGGCCCCGGAAAAAAATCTGCCCGCCTTCCTGGATCTGGATCTGCCGGGAGAAAAGTGGGTGATCGGCGATGGGCCGGAGTATTCGCGTCTGCGCCGGGCCTATCCGCTGGTCCGGTTCACCGGTGCCCAGCACGGCGAACAGTTGGCGCGGCTGATGGCGGCGGCGGATGTGTTTGTCTTCCCCAGCCTGACCGACACTTTTGGTCTCGTCCTGCTGGAGGCCAATGCCTGTGGCGTGCCGGTGGCCGCCTACCCGGTGACCGGCCCCCGCCACCTGATCCGCGAAGGGATCAACGGCTGCCTCGATGCCGATCTGGGCCGAGCGGCCCTGAGAGCGCTCACCCTTTCCCGCACTGCCTGCAGGGAGATGGCCGCGCGGTACTCGTGGGAGGCCTGCACCCGCCAGTTCCTGGGCAATCTGGCGATCAATCACGCCATTGCCCCATGTTCCCAGGCCTGTGCCGTCAGGGGGTAA
- a CDS encoding UDP-2,3-diacylglucosamine diphosphatase, with product MPQHHFRSIWISDLHLGTRCLKNEQVLDFLLHTDSDFLYLVGDIFDLVQANKAWHWPAVNDRIVQTVLAKAAGGTQVIYLPGNHDHLLRAFDGLTISNIRIQNTAIHQTVDGRRYLVLHGDTFDPVIRHCPWLATTGSVIYALLLRCNRWCTIRLPAKKRGPRTLSAWLKHQTKRAVNCIGQFDALVAREAAAHRVDGLICGHIHRAGIREIGTTLYTNTGDWVESCTALAENSCGQLGIIEWPTHQPLREAVSVQHENLYRHRCLASPN from the coding sequence ATGCCGCAGCACCATTTCCGATCCATCTGGATCTCCGATCTCCACCTGGGCACGAGGTGCCTGAAAAACGAACAGGTGCTCGATTTCCTGCTCCACACCGACTCCGATTTTCTTTACCTGGTCGGCGATATTTTTGACCTGGTCCAGGCGAACAAGGCCTGGCACTGGCCGGCGGTCAATGACCGCATCGTCCAGACCGTGCTGGCTAAGGCGGCAGGCGGCACCCAGGTCATCTACCTGCCCGGCAACCACGATCACCTGCTGCGCGCCTTCGACGGCCTCACCATCAGCAACATCCGCATCCAGAACACGGCCATCCACCAGACCGTGGACGGGCGCCGCTATCTGGTGCTGCACGGCGATACCTTTGACCCGGTGATCCGCCACTGTCCCTGGCTGGCCACGACGGGCTCGGTGATCTACGCCCTGCTGCTGCGCTGCAACCGCTGGTGCACGATCCGACTCCCTGCAAAAAAGCGCGGACCCCGCACCCTCTCTGCCTGGCTGAAACACCAGACCAAAAGGGCGGTCAATTGCATCGGCCAATTCGATGCCCTGGTGGCCAGGGAGGCGGCGGCCCACCGGGTGGATGGCCTGATCTGCGGCCATATCCATCGGGCCGGGATTCGTGAAATCGGCACAACGCTCTACACCAACACCGGCGACTGGGTGGAAAGCTGCACAGCCTTGGCCGAAAATTCCTGTGGCCAACTGGGAATCATCGAATGGCCCACCCATCAACCCCTGCGCGAGGCGGTTTCCGTTCAACATGAAAATCTGTATCGCCACCGATGCCTGGCATCCCCAAATTAA
- a CDS encoding prolipoprotein diacylglyceryl transferase family protein, translated as MTEALFLCTTAALFAVAITLGWRYLPSDRFQVLAAVPVRRGEGSLWQGINFTWYGLILASAAIVGLVFVLVLGQAAHMAMVPLLALLTLIVGLCVPASRRIARLVEKKGYTFTIGGAFFCGLVSAPVLILAINLGCWLTATPRLSGQIVLAALAIGYIIGEGLGRLACLSFGCCYGKPLDQCGPLARRLLDRMAVVFTAPTKKAVYEGGLAGVKLVPVQGLTCLLYTVTGLVACHWFLQGRYRSAFLLSLMVSQIWRVLSEMLRADFRGFSAITAYQKMAVAAMVFGALLCVLLPQPSLPRPDMAAGLRVLLDPLLILGLKALWLILFLHFGRSMVTGAILSFQVHQHRI; from the coding sequence ATGACCGAAGCGCTCTTTCTCTGCACCACCGCGGCCCTGTTCGCCGTGGCCATCACGCTTGGCTGGCGGTATCTCCCCTCCGATCGTTTTCAGGTGCTGGCCGCCGTGCCGGTCCGCCGAGGTGAAGGCAGCCTTTGGCAGGGCATCAACTTCACCTGGTACGGGCTGATTCTGGCCAGTGCCGCCATCGTCGGCCTGGTCTTTGTGCTCGTCCTTGGGCAGGCGGCCCACATGGCCATGGTGCCGCTGCTGGCACTCTTGACGCTGATCGTCGGGCTCTGTGTCCCGGCAAGCCGGCGGATTGCCCGCCTGGTGGAAAAGAAAGGGTACACCTTCACCATCGGAGGGGCCTTTTTCTGTGGGCTGGTGAGTGCCCCCGTGCTCATCCTGGCGATCAATCTCGGCTGCTGGCTGACGGCAACGCCCCGGCTGAGCGGGCAGATCGTGCTGGCCGCCCTGGCCATCGGCTACATCATCGGCGAGGGGCTTGGCCGCCTGGCCTGTCTCAGTTTTGGCTGCTGCTACGGCAAACCGCTGGATCAGTGCGGTCCTCTGGCCCGCAGACTGCTCGACCGGATGGCGGTGGTCTTCACCGCCCCCACCAAGAAGGCCGTCTACGAGGGCGGGCTGGCCGGGGTCAAACTGGTGCCGGTGCAGGGGCTGACCTGCCTGCTCTATACGGTCACCGGCCTGGTCGCCTGCCATTGGTTCCTGCAGGGCAGGTACCGGAGCGCCTTTCTGCTGAGCCTCATGGTTTCCCAAATCTGGCGCGTGCTCTCCGAGATGCTGCGCGCCGATTTTCGCGGATTCTCGGCCATCACCGCCTATCAGAAGATGGCCGTGGCGGCCATGGTCTTTGGCGCCCTGCTCTGTGTGCTCCTGCCCCAGCCCAGTCTGCCCCGACCCGACATGGCCGCTGGCCTGCGGGTGCTGCTCGACCCGCTGCTCATCCTTGGCCTCAAGGCCCTCTGGCTCATCCTGTTCCTCCATTTTGGCCGCAGCATGGTCACCGGCGCCATCCTCTCCTTCCAGGTCCATCAGCATCGTATTTAG
- a CDS encoding phosphatidylserine decarboxylase, whose product MQHQYIVRETGEIVSEHLFADRFIDLLYNRVREQAPSLFRALTSERMSSVLGYLQFDCTLPVDSRRGPALLQRMGVDWRECVAPAASFTTPRQVFERQIRYWQCRPMDEANETIVAPADAKVLIGSLEETPELFIKEKFFSAPELLGEDLPWPPFFVGGDFAIFRLTPDKYHYNHVPVSGEVIDFYQIDGQYHSCNPRAQIALASLHAKNRRVVTIIDTDVQGGTQVGLVAMIEVVALMIGDIVQCYSTHAYDAPQPIAKGMRLEKGCPKSLYRPGSSTDILLFQREVVTFSDDLVCNRRRADVLSRFSLGLGRPVVETDVRVRSTIAGKRRL is encoded by the coding sequence ATGCAGCATCAGTACATCGTCCGCGAAACAGGGGAAATCGTCAGCGAACACCTGTTCGCCGACCGGTTCATCGACCTGCTCTACAACCGGGTGCGTGAGCAGGCACCCAGCCTGTTCCGCGCTCTGACCTCGGAGCGGATGTCCAGTGTGCTCGGGTATCTCCAGTTCGACTGCACCCTGCCGGTGGATAGCCGTCGGGGTCCGGCACTGCTGCAGCGAATGGGGGTGGACTGGCGGGAGTGTGTAGCCCCGGCTGCCAGTTTCACCACCCCCCGGCAGGTGTTTGAACGGCAGATCCGCTACTGGCAGTGCCGTCCCATGGACGAGGCCAACGAGACCATCGTCGCGCCCGCCGACGCCAAGGTGCTGATCGGTTCCCTGGAGGAGACACCGGAGCTGTTCATCAAGGAAAAATTTTTCTCCGCCCCGGAACTGCTGGGCGAGGATTTGCCCTGGCCTCCGTTTTTCGTTGGCGGCGATTTCGCCATCTTCCGTCTGACCCCGGACAAATATCACTACAACCATGTGCCGGTGAGCGGCGAGGTGATCGACTTCTACCAGATCGACGGCCAGTACCACTCCTGCAACCCGCGGGCGCAGATTGCCCTGGCCTCCCTGCATGCCAAGAACCGGCGGGTGGTGACCATCATCGACACCGACGTACAGGGGGGCACCCAGGTTGGTCTGGTGGCGATGATCGAGGTGGTGGCCCTGATGATCGGGGACATCGTCCAGTGCTACTCGACCCACGCCTACGACGCGCCGCAGCCGATCGCCAAGGGCATGCGGTTGGAGAAGGGTTGCCCGAAAAGCTTGTACCGGCCGGGCAGTTCCACCGACATCCTCCTCTTTCAACGGGAGGTGGTCACCTTCAGCGACGATCTGGTGTGCAACCGGCGGCGCGCCGATGTCCTGAGTCGATTCTCGCTGGGCCTGGGACGGCCGGTGGTGGAAACCGATGTCCGGGTACGTTCAACCATTGCCGGCAAACGGCGGTTGTGA